Part of the Candidatus Glassbacteria bacterium genome is shown below.
CGGACGTTCATTGTTCAACATCGAATCATCTGGCATGCCGAGACCGCCGTAAAAAATAAAGTAGAGGCCAAACAGGGTGCTGCCCACCGAAAAGGTTCCCCCCGGCAGGGAGACCATTTCGATATCCCGGCCATCCTCCTGGTACTCGACAATATCGATGTAAAAAACATTGGCTCCCTCGTCGCTGCAGGCGCAGAGCAGAAGCAGGAGCAGCGGGACAAATCGGACTAAGATATCTTTCACGTGCAATCCCCGGCTGTACCTGGTCGGGCAGTCTGATTTCCCGCGGGGAAACCGGTTGGTCGTCATTATCTTCCGATATGGAACCGGCGCCGTGGCGGGCCGGTCAAACTGCGGCGATCGAAGACCACACCGCCCACCATCGCGGTGCGCTGACAGTCTATTCCCGGCTGCCGGGCAAGGCGCCGGAGATGCCCTACGCGGACGCCTGACTCTTCGCAGGCACTGAAAATCAGCGCTCCACCGTGATATCGAACGATACATTGTTGGTGGCCGTAAAGATTCCCAGTCCGTTGGTTATGTTGCTGATCGGCTCGTTGAGATCGCGGCTGTCCTGGTTGCGGGTCAGGTACAACTCGACATACTCGCGTGTGGCCACGACCACTTTGATCCGGTAACGGCCGTAATAGGGCAGTTGATCCCAGGCGACTACGAACTTTCTGTCCATGAACAGATCGCTGATATAATGAGGCTCATAGCCTGAAACCGGCTCCCCGCCATCGATAGGAACACGGTTTACCTCGTAGTTCCAGCTTTCAATGTAGAACCAGAAATCCCCATCCAGTTCCCAGCTTATCTCCAGCGCATCTCCATGGGGCTCTCCATTGGCCGAGGCCGGTACGATCAACGGGTCAACAGGCTTCTGCAGGTTCTCCGGCTTAGGCGGAATCACCGTGCTGGCGGTGGCGATTTTCCCGAAATAGAAAACTTCGAGATAGATCGTATCTCCCGGGAACAGGTTGAAGCCGCACTCCAGGCAATCGTCGGTGCCGTAGGGATTTTCCGGACTGCCATAGTTACCGTTACCCATGTGAAACAGCTCGTAGCAGACATCGTTGGTGATCACATTGACCATGGCGTCGCGGATCGGCGGCCCGGCTGTATCCGGACTGCCCAAGTCGAGAGTGGAGGTGATATTCAAATTGCTGACCGGAATGTTGGCCTGCAGATACCCTCTCACCACCACCAGTTCGTTTGACGGCGGCAGCAGCTTGGCGCCCTGGCAGCCTGTCAGCAGTGCGATACAGCCGGCCATGTACAGCAGAGTCTTGGTTTTGATCATCCCAGCCTACCGGGAATAAATTTTGAAATAGATTGTCGGCGTCAGGCTCAGCATCGAGACATCGCTGATTGACACCGGCACCGTATCCAGGTTGAACTGACGGAACCAGAAGTTGTTCCGGTCGTAGACATTGAACACCGACAGCCCGATAGTGTAATCGAAAGCGGCGGAGGTGAAGTTGCGCGACACGCTGAGGTCCAGCCGGTGGTAGTCGGACAGGCGGTGGGCGTTCCGGTCGCTGACATGGATGTAGCCCTGGTGCTCGTTATTGAGCAGCTGAAGGTAGTACTGGCTTTCGGGCGCCGAATAAGCCTTGCCCGTGGCGAATACCCAGGTGGCCGCAAAGTCCCAGTGCTTCAGCGACAGTTTGGCCACCACGTTGACCTCGTGGGTCCGGTCGTGGGTAGCCGGATAGGGTTTGCCGCCGTTGAGTCCCGGCACATCGTAGCGCACCCGGCTTAAAGAGTAACCGATCCAGCCGGTAAATTTACCCCGTTTTTTCTGGAACAGGATGTCGATACCCTTGCTGAAACCGGTGCCCTGGAAGAACGCCGTGCCCGGCGCGACTTCCTCATCCCGCAGTTCCTCGAGCAGATTACGGTTGTAGCTGGC
Proteins encoded:
- a CDS encoding DUF4249 family protein, with amino-acid sequence MIKTKTLLYMAGCIALLTGCQGAKLLPPSNELVVVRGYLQANIPVSNLNITSTLDLGSPDTAGPPIRDAMVNVITNDVCYELFHMGNGNYGSPENPYGTDDCLECGFNLFPGDTIYLEVFYFGKIATASTVIPPKPENLQKPVDPLIVPASANGEPHGDALEISWELDGDFWFYIESWNYEVNRVPIDGGEPVSGYEPHYISDLFMDRKFVVAWDQLPYYGRYRIKVVVATREYVELYLTRNQDSRDLNEPISNITNGLGIFTATNNVSFDITVER